In Miscanthus floridulus cultivar M001 chromosome 8, ASM1932011v1, whole genome shotgun sequence, the sequence AGGCTTGGAGCCAGCTAGCGGTGGCTACATACACCTACACGTTCGTATACGCGATGCTCAGGTACAGTACTGGTACTGCTACACTGTGCAGAAGTTACAACATCATTAATTCATGAGTCATGACACGTACGTACTGTAAGCGTAGTATACGCACTCTTTGCATAAAGTACCATGAGTACACAGCTGTACACTAGAAGCTAGCGTTGCTCTTATTAGCCCTGCAGGCCAACTAACAACAACAGCAGCATTTGTCTGCTTTACGCCGCTCTCGCCGGCTCTCAGCAGTCAGGCGCGCGGTCACCACGCACGCGGTGATTAGGATCGGAGACGGCGAGGCGGCAAGAggtgagcgagcgagcgagcgaggacAAGCAAAGCAAGGGCAGGCGTCGCCCGTCGTCGGGCCCCGCCACGCCCACGCATGCACGCCTGCATGCGCAGAGCCTCGCGGGATCTCGCGGCGGTCACCGCGCGCGGCATTGGCTGGCTGCCTGGGTGGTTCGTTTGCCCGTGCTGACACGCAACGCAGCCGTACGTACGTACGCCCGATCAAATCCGTTGTGTCGCTTCATTCCTGCAGGCTGCAGTGATTGCACCTCGGTCACCCGTTCGGCAGGGGCAGGCTCCATCAACGTACGTCGTCGATGGATCAAGCGGGCGCACTTTTGTCCGTCGAGGAAGAGGGTGTGTGGCGACCAAGAGAGATGGAGAGAGGGACAACCGTACCGGAGAAGACGGAGAAGCAAAGTGCCGTAGTGCAACCAGAGCCTCGAGCACAGTTCACGACTCTGCTGGCTGGGCTTGCTAGCTACCGCGCAACGGCACAACACGAGAAGCAGCAGCTCTTGCTTTCCATCGCTCGCCTAACTTGTGACTTGGAGAGAGACCATGCATCTTTGTTTTTTGATTTGGTGTTTCTGGGGAAAATATTTGGATCTCTCTGTGAGTCTGGACTGGTGGACTGCTACCTTGTCTGTACGAGATCACTTGATAGATTTTTTTGGCTGCGGATGAAGAAAGATGCATGGTTCGTTGCGAGCAGCAGAAGCGACGGGCTATTTTAACCATGCATGTTTTACTTTTCACTAGACACGCACCCTTTctcagggggtgtttggtttcctagactaaattttagtccatgtcacatcgaacgttcggatgctatttaggagaactaaatatgagttaattataaaactaattacacaaatggagactaatttacgagacgaatttattaagcctaattaatccgccattagcacatatttacggtagcacaacattgtcaaatcatggattaattaggcttaaaaaattcgtctcgcaaattagccacaatctgtgcaattagttatttttttcgtctatatttaatacttcatgtatgtgtccaaatattcgatgagacagggactaaaattttcctgtaggaaccaaacacccccttagttccTTTTGCCTTCACACACATGTACCGTCGACACGTACGGAGTCCAAAGTAATCGCTGCCGCCTCTGCCAACAGCGCAAGCAGCACGGCAGATGGATTCAGAAGACGGCAACGCACACGTATGTACACGTCAGCAGTGTGAGCACCCAACAGCAGGTACGTACGTTCTGTTAATCGGAGAGACGGAGACGAAGACGAATAGGCCGACCGGCGCGGCGGACGGATCGAACAGTGCCCGATCGAGCACGCGCGAATTAACCCTAGCAGCGGGCGGTCGGCTGCTCGGCCCGGACCCCGGCCGGGTGACACTTGGTGGGTTCGCGCGCTGCTGGCTGGCACTCCCCGCTGCCTGCGAGACAGCTTGCTGTTGCTAGGTGGCCTGGAGTATGGACAGCGACCCGGCCCGGCCGGCTGGCCACCGAGACCAAGGCACGAGCAAGGGGAGAGGGCATGCAGGCGTCCAGGCGACGGAATGGAGGACACGCCGGGCAGGTCGATATGCCTGCCTGCGTGCGCGATTGCGAGTGGCCCGTAGGCCGGCCATTAAAGCAGGGCACGTGACCGCGCACCAGCCGCTCCCTTCGCGTCGCCTGCTAGCTCGCGCGCCGGCGGGGCCCAGCAGGATATAAAACCGAGCGCAGGACGCGACGGCGACGGACGGGACCCATGGCCAAGGCCATCACCCATCAGCCCATCACCATGCGCGGCGTGGAGCGAGCAGGAACCGATGGATCGATGAGTGAGTGAGCGAGCGGTGACTCCGATCCTCCTCCAATCCCTAGCTTTCCGGAAACGCGCTACCGGGCTGGGGGCCTAGGGTTTCGCCCCCTACGGATGCTTTGCCGGAAACGGCAACCTGACCACCCTTGCGCCCACCGGCTCCTTCCCTGAGGCCTGAGCTCATGATAACTCAGTCCCCAGCCCCACCACCACTAGCCCACTAGGCGCTGGCTGCTAGCTAGCTTTAGCTTTGCTTCAATTCCTAGCCCCCGTGCCATCGCTTTCCTCTCGATATTTAGTCCTCCATTCCCGATCCTTCTCCTCTACCTCCGCTCCAGAATTGCAGTATCTCCTACTCTCTGCCTTGCTTTCCTGCTGCTGCTTTCGCGCGAGCGAGAGGTACGGTCGAtctggcggcggaggcggaggggtCGGCCGGGGCCGGCGGCGGCAAGGCCAACATGGGGAGGGGGCGGGTCGAGCTCAAGCGGATCGAGAACAAGATCAACCGCCAGGTCACCTTCGCCAAGCGCCGCAACGGCCTGCTCAAGAAGGCGTACGAGCTCTCCGTGCTCTGCGACGCCGAGGTCGCGCTCATCATCTTCTCCAACCGCGGCAAGCTCTACGAGTTCTCCAGCACGCAGAGGTATATAGTATATACACGCACACGCACATGTACTGCGTACCCGGCCGCGTGCGGTTGCTTTGCCGTTGCCGGTCAGTCGTAGTCGTCATCGCCGTGCTCAGGTCCCCTGGACTCGCCGGATCTGCCCATGGTGTGCCTGGATCGTGCGTTAGGAGCAGTTTCTGTTTCGCTCCTTTTCGATCGAGGCCGGGGTTCCGCGCGGGACTGCTGCTGCCTTCGCCGTGCTGGGTTTAGTTTAcgcgagagtgagagagagagaggactgGGTTTTCAATTTTTCATGTGGCTTCCGGACACGAGATCCGGCCGGCTACCGCACCTCATCTTGGGTTTAGCTAGGGTTTTGCTTTCTGGTCCCTTGGGTAGATCGACCTCATCACTTTGCTTTGTCCATCGGCATACGGAAATTGATCCGTCGGTCTTAGAAGTGTAGTCGCGGCTGTCAAAGCTTAACGCTAAAATTCATGACGACCCCCGAGCAGCATGAATTCCCTGTGGATCTGGTTAAGCATGAGGATGGCTCCCGTTTCCAGTTACTCCAAACTTACAATTTCCTGTGGATCTCTGGTTTTTATCCTtaataaaaatattttttcatGTTTTCATGACATCCCAATGTACTCCAAACTCCTGAATATATGAAGTTTCAGAATAGGCCtcgcctttttttaaaaaaaagaagcaCCATAAATTGACCTTTTGTATTGAACTGAAAAGTGTGAAGTAGTAGGCTCGTTTATGatccaaagaaaaagaaaagcttTGACATATCTTCATCCATGCTATTAAGATGCCTAAGCATATCATGTAATGATAAATTAATCCTTGAAATTATAATTCTTCCACATTGCTCGATAGGGCATATTCATGTCATGCCACGTTTAATTAATATAAGCTCTGTCTAAATATATAAACAAACTCAACATTTCTGTTCCTAAACAGTTTCTGTGGACCTGCATATGAGTCGTCAATAAAATTAGTTTCCTAGATTGGCATTGTATCAAACTACTCTATGCATAAACTTGTTTTCTAGGTCAACTATATAAACCTATCTATGGAAAGATGATCTAGCTCAATACTTCAAGCTCCACTGAAAGCCCAGCCAAAATTTGGTTAGACATATATATCATCTCTACCATGCATGTGTTTATTTAATTAAGTTGGTGACATGGTTGTGTATTGTATGAAATGACACCAGACGAATTGCCCGTCATGTATTCCATTGTCCATATATAAACAAGAGTAGCCCTCATACTATCTAAGAACTCCTAGAGTTGGTTTTCTCTACACTAGCCCCTAGTGTCAACTAGCTATATCTACTAGGACTAAGAGACTGGCCAGGATAAAATGAATATATTCATTTGGATCACTACTGATATATGGGTATATAGTCCAAGTAAGATGGAGTGCATCATTATCCATCATATTTTCTAGTACAACATACATGCATGTACTACATTTTCCATGTCTCATTTGAGAAGCACAGTCCTTGGCCCAAAAGGCAAAAATGAAGATTCCTTGAGGCACCCCGGGCAGGAAGTAAAGATCATGTACTACGTCATGAAACAATTAATAACCTTGATCTTCGTGCTCTCGTATTATATATGCCCCAGCCATCGGCACATATATAATGTTTGCCCGAACTCTTTGTTAACTAAGCTACGTGGTCATCCTTCTGTCAAATATCTCCTAGCCATTATCTTGTCAGACGACATCTCTTCAGAGTTCCACAAATATATATGGTATCTCATCTCATGGGGGTGAATATTTCACCTTTTGTCTAGTTGAGTATATACTGCTGTATTATAGGAAAATTCTACTGACTTAGTAGCAGCTGACATGCCATTTTGTGAATCCATTAGTTATGTGATATTGtttgttttattcttgttttttaTGATAACTCAACAATTATGGCTTCAGTGATTATTAATGCTTTTCTGTACTAGTGATGGTAGCAAATTTTAGGAAACATTGCTTGTGTTAAATTCTTCAGAGGAACTATTAGTTATTTGTTGGGCCACACATATTCACATATTGCTAATTACACCTTGGATTTATCTAAGAAAAGGATAACTCTTTCTCCAACATCAAGCATAATACAACTATACAGACAATGTTTTAAGCAAGTTTCCTTTCAGATTAAGGATTTTTTGCCTTATTTTCCGATGCGTTAAATTTGCACTCACTTTTTTAACGACGTGCGACTTTTTTTATATTATTAACTGCTGCATGCCTAAGTTTTCATGCCTTCTTTATGTGCAGCATgccaaaaacacttgaaaagtaccaaaaatgcagttttgcaGGGCCTGAAACAGCCCTCCAGAATAGAGAGAATGAGGTAAGATGTTCTTTTCCTCTACTTCAGATTGCGGATCACAAGTTTGTTTGAGTTTTTGTGCATAAGAAAACTTCAACATTAATTACTTTGCTACTAAGAAGTTATGCTATCTAGGAATCCTGTTGTCTAAATAAATGTCATCTTGGAAATATAACATTTTAGATTTTTGAAATGTGAAACATATACATATAATATTGATTAAAGGATCGGAAAAGTACCTGTACAAGGCTATTTCAGGAGATTTTTTAATAAAAGAAACTACAAAAACTAATTTATTCTCAATAATAGATAGGAATGTCAAAACATTGATGCTACTATTCTGTTTTGTAAAATAGACCTAAACAAGCAAATAAAGGAACACAATTATGTCTCACTACTTTAGCATATATATTTCCTTGTACAAGGATTCCATTATATATTGCACACACATTTCAAGTGAGCTGAGGTATAAAATAATGCATGTGCACCAGTAAATATTGTGTCTATCTGTATAGAACATATATATTTCTTTGACTTAATAAGCACTTTCTCCACAGCCATAGACCATCATTAGTTGTATGGTCTTTACATTCAGAATTATAGTTAGCCTCATAGGTCCCTACTAAAATCCTGTATTGCACCTTAAAAGTTGTTGCAACATAATTGGATGTAGTGGGTATGCTACCATGTGACAGCAAAATCTGGCTTGTAACGTGCATGTGCGTTAGTATAATTTTTGGTGTCGTAATGTTCTACTATGTGTGGTGTTCTGCAATCAAGAAAATCTATATATATAGGCAGTGACGAAGCTACATTGTAGCTTGTGGGTGCACATGCACCCACAAAAATTTGAAAAACCAATACTAAAATCAAAATTTCATCATAGTTTTAGCTTATATTTTCATACCTATAAGACAAATGCAATACCCTCTaatttgctctagcttcgccactgaTATAAGCATTTCTATTCTTCAATTCCACTTTAAATATTTTTTCTAGTGAAAATGATGAGGTTCACATACATATAAATCATTGTAGTCTCAATATTGTTTGTTGAATTGAACTAGGCATTCCTGTTCATGCTAATCTTTCATGACATTTATTTCAGCAATTGAAAAGCAGCCGCAATGAATACCTCAAACTGAAGGCACGCGTTGATAATTTACAGCGGACTCAGAGGTGAGTTCTGCTTTACAGTTGAGATAAATCTGTGGTACATACTAAAAAAATAGCAAATTCTGTTTGAAATGTGCTTTGTTATGGGAAAACATGCTTAAAACCAAATAGCATGGCTTATTTATTCATCTCGACCAGCAAGTTCATGAAGCAAAGttaaatttaaattcaaatagtGCAAATCTAGGAATACTAAAATGTCCAAGATGTTTTGCCAATATGACTATATATCCTCTCAAATACACCATACAAACTACTTAATGTTTCTCTGGAACCATTGTTTGCGGAACCATATATCTTAGCTTtgcaataaaaaaacaaatgaaatgagCTACATTCTGAAACTATCATGCATGCGGGTTAGTGGCCTATAATTTGATGCTACCATTTTATATACACATAATATTGGCCCAAATGAAAAATGAAGATTTCTAGTATTGTTTGGATATGTCGTCCTGTATAATATTTCAAGTTTGCAGGacatttctttttattttaaaGAGATATAAAAGGGTGACTTGGCTCAATGCATTTTTTTTCAGTGTAATCAAAGGCAGATAGATTCACATTCTGATAGCTAATTAAAAGTTTGAATGTTTTATAAACAATCATCAGGAACTTGCTTGGTGAAGATCTTGAGTCATTAGGCATAAAAGAGCTGGAGCACCTCGAGAAGCAACTCGATTCATCCTTGAAGCACATAAGATCTACAAGGGTACTGAAAAGTGCTAACACCATAAACCAATAAAATTGTATTTCCTGTGTTTGTATTAAGTGGAATATTTCAGCTGTCCCTTTTGTGGACTAGGTACAGCAGCTAGGATTCATATATATGTCACTGCTATCTGATTTCTTAATTAAAATTCTTTTCTGCTAGACCTGCTATATATGATAATGAGTATGTGGGGGATCAAATTTATAAAAACTATGCATGTAGCCTGTTTCTAGAGCATAtgttctgatcagttttttaatCTCGTGTAGACACAACACATGGTTGATCAACTGACAGAACTTCAGAAAAGGGTATGCTACTCTTCATGATTTAACAAAATAATATTGGTGACTTCACTCAATCAGTAAATAACTTCAATTATTCAATTTGCAGGAACAAATGTTTTGTGAAGCAAATAAGTGTCTTCGAAGAAGAGTAAGTTGTAAAATTTACTATATCATTAAACAAACATTTTTATTATGTTTCTTTTACGGTGCCTGTTGTAATACTATTGCACTTTAATTTGTTGTACATAATTGCAACAAATGAAGAGACCACATCAATGTT encodes:
- the LOC136476928 gene encoding MADS-box transcription factor 7-like isoform X1; translation: MGRGRVELKRIENKINRQVTFAKRRNGLLKKAYELSVLCDAEVALIIFSNRGKLYEFSSTQSMPKTLEKYQKCSFAGPETALQNRENEQLKSSRNEYLKLKARVDNLQRTQRNLLGEDLESLGIKELEHLEKQLDSSLKHIRSTRTQHMVDQLTELQKREQMFCEANKCLRRRLEESNQVIWQHAWEQSERHPEVQPQQLHGTNNFFHPLDAAGEPTLQIGYPSEALTSPCITTFLPPWLP
- the LOC136476928 gene encoding MADS-box transcription factor 7-like isoform X2, which encodes MGRGRVELKRIENKINRQVTFAKRRNGLLKKAYELSVLCDAEVALIIFSNRGKLYEFSSTQSMPKTLEKYQKCSFAGPETALQNRENEQLKSSRNEYLKLKARVDNLQRTQRNLLGEDLESLGIKELEHLEKQLDSSLKHIRSTRTQHMVDQLTELQKREQMFCEANKCLRRRVPFRGTD